A DNA window from Pyrus communis chromosome 3, drPyrComm1.1, whole genome shotgun sequence contains the following coding sequences:
- the LOC137730127 gene encoding receptor-like protein EIX2 gives MDRFHACLFNPTFHLNILLFLVLASSYLSVTAKSCIEEERGALLSFKQHLADPSGRLSSWVGQDCCQWEGISCDNRTGHATKIDLRNTYPDRLGVDEEWDESAYERSWLAGTVTSSLLTLKHLSYVDLSYNNFQGIQIVCQLRTLRYLNISFASSVGESEFPKSIFNLTNLQTLDLSGNSFTGHFPPQLASLESLKHLDLSHNHLKGRIPKLLGNFCKLKTLNLGDNEFDGGIQELLSGFSNCTNNRLESLDLSINKFATELSDSLRVPTSLQHLDLGSNLFWGSFPTSVGNWSSLKSLRLPYNNLNGSIPESLGQLSELVDLDLSENSWEGILTETHLINLTRLRSIYMSTDAAMPLIFNVSYEWSPPFQLHTIYIINCSVGPAFPVWLQSQTELLDVTLSSTGISNSIPEEWFLNLSSKVEYLDLSRNQICTKLQSQLKFPNLYYMVLSHNQFEGPLPHLSSNATYLFLESNSFSGPIPSNFGQLMPRLRVLNLAENHLNGTIPSSLCDLQNLEILSLRSNQLYGEFPDAWSVWPNIRVVDVADNNLSGNIPNSMGVPSSLLILKMNNNNFGGEISFELKNATSLGCIDLGGNKLTGSVPLWIGSNYSELSTLRLHSNFLSGHIPRHLCNLPFLHILDLGHNNLSGTIPKCLKNLTALNFIPNDNNTAASYYDMQTTVMAKGSELVYYAPALRWVYSIDLSSNNLEGEIPEEMTSLIALGTLNLSRNQLRGNIPSTIGNLRWLETLDLSHNRLSGQIPQSYSSLSLLAHVNLSFNNLVGRIPSGNQLQTLEDPTIYEGNPLLCGVPLTKCPRDETPPFPSSDAGDNKDGDDNGKLWLYVSITLGFITGFWGVCGTLIVKKSWRYAYFCFFDDMKDKVALAIALKVGRLQRKI, from the coding sequence ATGGATAGGTTTCATGCTTGCTTATTCAACCCTACTTTTCACCTCAATATTTTGCTCTTTCTGGTTTTGGCCTCTTCATATCTTTCAGTCACTGCGAAGTCATGCATTGAGGAAGAGAGAGGAGCACTTCTCAGCTTTAAACAACACCTCGCCGATCCGTCCGGTAGGCTTTCTTCTTGGGTTGGTCAGGATTGCTGTCAATGGGAAGGGATTTCGTGCGACAACCGCACTGGTCACGCTACAAAAATTGACCTCCGTAATACTTATCCAGATCGGTTGGGAGTTGATGAAGAGTGGGACGAGTCGGCTTATGAAAGGTCTTGGTTGGCAGGTACGGTAACTTCATCCTTGCTTACCTTGAAACATTTGAGCTACGTAGACCTAAGTTACAATAATTTCCAAGGGATTCAAATTGTTTGCCAACTTCGAACTTTGAGATATCTCAACATCTCATTTGCATCATCTGTGGGAGAATCTGAATTTCCCAAAAGCATTTTCAACCTTACTAACCTCCAAACACTTGACCTAAGTGGAAATTCTTTCACCGGTCATTTTCCTCCCCAACTTGCAAGCCTCGAATCTCTGAAACACCTTGATTTATCTCATAATCACCTCAAAGGTAGAATTCCCAAACTCCTTGGAAACTTTTGCAAACTAAAGACCTTAAACCTCGGTGACAACGAATTTGATGGGGGGATTCAAGAGCTTTTGAGTGGTTTCTCAAATTGCACAAATAACAGATTAGAGTCCCTAGATTTGTCTATCAATAAGTTTGCAACAGAATTGTCTGACTCCTTAAGAGTTCCAACAAGCTTGCAGCACCTTGACCTTGGAAGCAACTTGTTTTGGGGCTCGTTTCCAACTTCTGTTGGAAACTGGTCATCCTTGAAAAGTCTACGCCTTCCTTACAACAACTTGAACGGATCTATTCCCGAAAGTTTGGGCCAACTCTCTGAGCTAGTTGACCTGGATTTGTCTGAGAATTCATGGGAAGGCATTTTAACAGAAACTCATTTGATAAATCTCACAAGACTGCGATCTATTTATATGTCCACGGATGCAGCTATGCCGCTCATTTTCAATGTGAGTTATGAGTGGAGTCCCCCCTTCCAGCTCCACACAATTTACATTATAAATTGTAGTGTAGGTCCTGCCTTTCCTGTATGGCTTCAATCTCAGACTGAGCTACTTGATGTCACCCTTAGTAGTACCGGAATCTCAAATTCTATACCAGAGGAATGGTTCTTGAACTTATCTTCCAAAGTTGAATATTTGGATTTATCTCGCAACCAAATCTGCACAAAGCTTCAATCCCAACTCAAATTtccaaatttatattatatggTTTTGAGTCATAATCAATTTGAAGGTCCACTCCCACATTTATCTTCTAATGCCACTTACCTTTTTCTCGAAAGTAATAGTTTTTCCGGGCCTATTCCTTCAAATTTCGGACAACTGATGCCCAGATTAAGAGTTTTGAATCTTGCGGAGAATCACTTGAATGGTACAATTCCGTCCTCTCTATGCGACTTGCAGAACTTGGAAATCCTGTCCCTAAGGAGCAATCAGTTATACGGAGAATTCCCGGACGCATGGAGTGTGTGGCCAAATATAAGGGTTGTTGATGTGGCAGACAATAATCTCTCTGGTAATATTCCGAATTCAATGGGTGTCCCCAGTTCTCTACTtatattgaagatgaacaaTAACAATTTCGGCGGCGAAATTTCTTTCGAGTTGAAAAATGCAACTTCTTTGGGCTGTATTGATCTTGGAGGCAACAAATTAACCGGAAGTGTTCCTTTATGGATCGGATCAAACTACTCCGAGTTGTCTACGCTGCGTTTGCATTCCAACTTTTTAAGTGGGCACATCCCGCGCCATCTTTGCAATCTTCCCTTCCTTCACATCCTAGACCTCGGCCATAACAATCTTTCAGGGACTATTCCCaagtgtttgaagaatttgaCTGCTTTGAATTTCATTCCAAACGATAATAATACAGCGGCTTCATATTATGATATGCAAACAACAGTCATGGCGAAAGGAAGCGAACTAGTTTATTACGCGCCTGCTTTGAGATGGGTGTACAGTATTGATCTTTCATCAAATAATTTAGAGGGTGAAATTCCTGAAGAAATGACCAGCCTCATTGCACTGGGGACCTTGAACTTGTCAAGAAATCAGTTAAGGGGGAACATTCCCTCAACAATTGGAAATTTGCGTTGGTTGGAAACTCTTGATCTCTCACACAATCGCCTTTCGGGACAAATTCCTCAAAGTTACTCCTCTTTGTCGCTCTTGGCTCATGTGAACTTGTCTTTCAACAACTTGGTTGGAAGAATTCCTTCGGGCAACCAACTCCAGACGCTCGAGGACCCAACCATTTATGAAGGCAATCCATTACTTTGTGGGGTTCCTTTAACTAAGTGCCCTAGAGATGAAACACCGCCTTTTCCCTCTAGTGATGCAGGAGATAATAAAGATGGAGACGATAATGGAAAGCTTTGGCTCTATGTCAGTATCACACTCGGCTTCATCACGGGCTTTTGGGGAGTTTGTGGCACATTAATCGTAAAGAAATCATGGAGGTAtgcctatttttgtttctttgatgaTATGAAAGATAAAGTAGCATTAGCAATTGCATTGAAAGTGGGTCGGttgcaaagaaaaatttga
- the LOC137728467 gene encoding receptor-like protein EIX2 encodes MDSFHACLFNPTFHLNILPFLVLALSYLSVTAKSCIEEERGALLSFKQHLTDPSGRLSSWVGHDCCQWEGISCDNRTGHVTKIDLRNTYPGQLGGDEEWDESAYERSWLAGKVASSLLILKHLSYLDLSYNNFQGIHILCQLRTLRYLNFSSASSGGESEFPKSIFNLSNLKTLDLSRNSFTGRFPPQLASLESLKHLDLSDNHLKGRIPKLLGHFCKLKTLNLAVNEFDGGIQELLSGFSNCTNNRLESLDLSFNEFATELSDSLRVPTNLQYLDLEANWFWGSFPTSFVNLSSLKSLNLRGNNMNGSIPESLGQLSELVDLDLSENSWEGILTETHLINLTRLRSIVLSTDGAMPLIFNVSYEWVPPFQLHKISFINCSIPSNFGQLMPKLSYLNLAENHLNGTIPSSLCSMQTLLHLSLRSNQLYGEFPEAWSVWQNIMVVDVADNNLSGNIPSSAGVPSSLRILKMNNNNFDGKIPFELKNATSLSSIDLGGNKFTGSVPLWIGSNYSKLSTLRLHSNFLSGHIPRNLCNLPYLHILDLGHNNLSGTIPKCLKNLTALTFFPYNNYTVPSYDEVQTTVTTKGSELVYYETALRWVYSIDLSSNNLEGEIPEEMTSLIALGTLNLSRNQLRGNIPSTIGNLRWLETLDLSHNRLSGQIPQSYSFLSLLAHVNLSFNNLAGRIPSGNQLQTLEDPSIYEGNPLLCGVPLLTKCPGDETPPFRPSDAGDNKDEDDNGRLWLYVSITLGFITGFWGVCGTLIVKKSWRYAYFRFFDDMKDKVALAIVLKVARLQRKI; translated from the exons ATGGATAGTTTCCATGCTTGCTTATTCAACCCTACTTTTCACCTCAACATTTTGCCCTTTCTGGTTTTGGCCCTTTCATATCTTTCTGTCACTGCGAAATCATGCATCGAGGAAGAGAGAGGAGCACTTCTCAGCTTTAAACAACACCTCACCGATCCGTCCGGTAGGCTTTCTTCTTGGGTCGGTCACGATTGCTGTCAATGGGAAGGGATTTCGTGCGACAACCGCACCGGTCACGTTACAAAAATTGACCTCCGTAATACTTATCCAGGTCAGTTGGGAGGTGATGAAGAGTGGGACGAGTCAGCTTATGAAAGGTCTTGGTTGGCAGGTAAGGTAGCTTCATCCTTGCTTATCTTGAAACATTTGAGCTACTTAGACCTGAGTTACAATAATTTCCAAGGGATTCACATTCTTTGTCAACTTCGAACTTTGAGATATCTCAACTTCTCATCTGCATCATCTGGGGGAGAATCTGAATTTCCCAAAAGCATTTTCAACCTTTCTAACCTCAAAACACTTGACCTAAGTAGAAATTCTTTCACCGGTCGTTTTCCTCCCCAACTTGCAAGCCTCGAATCTCTGAAACACCTTGATTTATCTGATAATCACCTCAAAGGTAGAATTCCCAAACTCCTTGGACACTTTTGCAAACTAAAGACCTTAAACCTCGCTGTCAATGAATTTGATGGGGGGATTCAAGAGCTTTTGAGTGGTTTCTCAAATTGCACAAATAACAGATTAGAGTCACTAGATTTGTCTTTCAATGAGTTTGCAACAGAATTGTCTGACTCCTTAAGAGTTCCAACAAACTTGCAGTACCTTGACCTCGAAGCCAACTGGTTTTGGGGCTCTTTTCCAACTTCTTTTGTAAACTTGTCATCCTTGAAAAGTCTAAACCTTAGGGGCAACAACATGAACGGATCTATTCCCGAAAGTTTAGGCCAACTCTCTGAGCTAGTTGACCTGGATTTGTCTGAGAATTCTTGGGAAGGCATTTTAACAGAAACTCATTTGATAAATCTCACAAGACTGCGATCTATTGTTCTGTCCACGGATGGAGCTATGCCGCTCATTTTCAATGTGAGTTATGAGTGGGTTCCCCCCTTCCAGCTCCACAAAATTTCCTTTATAAATTGTAGT ATTCCTTCAAATTTCGGACAACTGATGCCCAAATTATCATATTTGAATCTTGCGGAGAATCACTTGAATGGTACAATTCCATCCTCTCTATGCAGCATGCAAACCTTGTTACACCTGTCCCTGAGGAGCAATCAGTTATACGGAGAATTCCCGGAAGCATGGAGTGTGTGGCAAAATATAATGGTTGTTGATGTGGCAGACAATAACCTCTCTGGTAATATTCCGAGTTCAGCAGGTGTCCCGAGTTCTCTacgtatattgaagatgaacaaCAACAATTTTGACGGGAAAATTCCTTTCGAGTTGAAAAATGCAACTTCTTTGAGCAGTATTGATCTTGGAGGCAACAAATTTACCGGAAGTGTTCCTTTATGGATCGGATCAAACTACTCCAAGTTGTCTACTCTGCGTTTGCACTCCAACTTTTTAAGTGGACATATCCCGCGCAATCTTTGCAATCTTCCCTACCTTCACATCCTGGACCTTGGCCATAACAATCTTTCAGGGACTATTCCCaagtgtttgaagaatttgaCTGCTTTGACTTTCTTTCCATACAATAATTATACAGTGCCTTCATATGATGAGGTGCAAACAACAGTCACGACGAAAGGAAGCGAACTCGTTTATTACGAGACTGCTTTGAGATGGGTGTATAGCATTGATCTTTCATCAAATAATTTAGAAGGCGAAATTCCGGAAGAAATGACCAGCCTCATTGCATTGGGGACCTTGAACTTGTCAAGAAATCAGTTAAGGGGAAACATTCCCTCAACTATTGGAAATTTGCGTTGGTTGGAAACTCTTGATCTCTCACACAATCGCCTTTCGGGACAAATTCCTCAAAGTTACTCCTTTTTATCGCTCTTGGCTCATGTGAACTTGTCTTTCAACAACTTGGCCGGAAGAATTCCGTCGGGCAACCAACTTCAGACGCTCGAGGACCCATCCATTTATGAAGGCAATCCATTACTCTGTGGGGTTCCTCTTTTAACCAAGTGTCCGGGAGATGAAACACCGCCTTTTCGCCCTAGTGATGCAGGAGATAATAAAGATGAAGATGATAACGGAAGGCTTTGGCTCTATGTTAGTATCACACTCGGCTTCATCACAGGTTTTTGGGGAGTTTGTGGCACATTAATCGTAAAGAAGTCATGGAGATATGCCTATTTTCGTTTCTTTGACGATATGAAAGATAAAGTAGCATTAGCAATTGTATTGAAAGTGGCTCGGttgcaaagaaaaatttga